The Lycium ferocissimum isolate CSIRO_LF1 chromosome 10, AGI_CSIRO_Lferr_CH_V1, whole genome shotgun sequence genome window below encodes:
- the LOC132034294 gene encoding AP2-like ethylene-responsive transcription factor At2g41710 isoform X1: MASPSSEPTAKTEGSSGNDAGGGETSEAMAHIGTDQLLLYRGLKKAKKERGCTAKERISKMPPCTAGKRSSIYRGVTRHRWTGRYEAHLWDKSTWNQNQNKKGKQGISLTYDDEEAAARAYDLAALKYWGPGTLINFPVTDYTRDLEEMQNVSREDYLASLRRKSGGFSRGISKYRPLSSRWDLQFGRVPGADYFNSLHYGDNATVENEYMGGFCMDRKIDLSSYIKWWGGNKARQTDSHLKMSEETKVGCPEDIDNELRASELSIQQTEPYEMPRLGVYQEKKNHKSSTMSAMSILSQSTAYKSLQEKVAKKKEKVENDENENKSTINRVDRGKMIEKSSPDSGSERLGAAFLSAGGSSINRNLHPLTPLLSAPLLTNYSSIDPLTDPVLWTSLVPNFHTGSSRTVEVHKSEASSDYTLFHQED, from the exons ATGGCTTCCCCTTCCTCTGAGCCTACTGCCAAGACTGAGGGTAGCAGTGGCAATGATGCTGGTGGCGGAGAAACATCAGAAGCTATGGCGCATATAGGGACTGATCAGCTATTATTATATAGAGGActaaagaaagcaaaaaaagagAGGGGTTGTACAGCCAAGGAGCGCATAAGCAAAATGCCCCCATGTACTGCAGGGAAGCGCAGCTCCATTTATCGCGGTGTCACTAG GCATAGATGGACTGGTCGTTATGAAGCTCATCTTTGGGATAAAAGTACGTGGAATCAAAACCaaaacaagaaaggaaagcaaggtatttCTCTTA catatgatgatgaggaGGCTGCAGCAAGAGCATATGATCTTGCCGCTTTGAAATACTGGGGTCCTGGAACTCTCATTAATTTCCCA GTGACAGATTACACAAGGGACCTCGAAGAGATGCAGAATGTCTCAAGAGAGGATTATCTGGCGTCATTAAGAAG AAAGAGTGGTGGTTTCTCTAGAGGGATCTCTAAATATCGTCCGCTATCCAG TCGATGGGATCTGCAATTCGGTCGTGTGCCTGGAGCTGATTACTTTAACAGCCTGCACTATG GTGATAATGCCACAGTGGAGAATGAGTACATGGGTGGTTTCTGCATGGATAGAAAGATTGACTTGTCAAGTTACATCAAGTGGTGGGGAGGTAATAAAGCTCGTCAAACAGATTCCCATTTGAAAATGTCAGAAGAAACAAAGGTTGGTTGTCCTGAAGATATTGATAACGAGCTTAGGGCTTCAGAATTATCAATTCAGCAGACTGAACCATATGAGATGCCCCGTTTGGGTGTgtaccaagaaaaaaaaaatcataaaagcTCAACAATGTCTGCTATGAGCATTTTGTCACAGTCAACAGCGTACAAGAGCTTACAAGAGAAGGTTgctaaaaagaaggaaaaagttgAGAATGATGAGAATGAAAACAAAAGCACTATCAACAGAGTCGACCGTGGGAAGATGATTGAGAAATCAAGTCCTGATAGTGGAAGTGAGAGGCTTGGAGCTGCATTTCTCAGTGCTGGGGGATCATCTATTAACAGAAACTTGCACCCACTCACTCCACTCCTGTCAGCACCACTTCTCACTAACTACAGCAGCATAGATCCCTTAACAGACCCCGTTCTTTGGACATCtcttgttccaaattttcatACTGGTTCTTCACGGACTGTTGAG GTCCACAAGAGTGAAGCGAGTTCAGATTATACTTTATTTCATCAAGAAGATTAA
- the LOC132035020 gene encoding uncharacterized mitochondrial protein AtMg00310-like: MHLESWEKLCELKFRGGLGFRDLKAFNMALLAKPTWRILTEPELQVSRLMKSKYFSNESLLYVQDYRYTSLVWTSILWGRDLSFNGVRWNISNGSSVRVWKDPWLPRDSSFYPFRVSSGVSQNLKVSNLIDSITNS; the protein is encoded by the coding sequence ATGCATTTAGAAAGCTGGGAAAAACTTTGTGAACTGAAATTTAGAGGTGGTTTAGGATTTCGGGACCTAAAAGCTTTTAATATGGCTCTTCTAGCCAAACCAACTTGGAGAATTTTGACTGAACCTGAATTGCAAGTTTCTCGATTGATGAAGAGTAAGTATTTTTCAAATGAGTCTTTGTTATATGTACAGGATTATAGATATACTTCTTTGGTTTGGACAAGCATTTTGTGGGGACGAGATCTTTCATTTAATGGTGTTAGATGGAACATCTCTAATGGTTCATCAGTGAGAGTTTGGAAGGATCCATGGTTGCCAAGAGATAGTTCTTTTTACCCATTTCGTGTGAGTAGCGGTGTTTCACAGAATTTAAAAGTTTCAAACTTGATAGATAGTATTACTAATTCTTAG
- the LOC132034294 gene encoding AP2-like ethylene-responsive transcription factor At2g41710 isoform X2, translated as MASPSSEPTAKTEGSSGNDAGGGETSEAMAHIGTDQLLLYRGLKKAKKERGCTAKERISKMPPCTAGKRSSIYRGVTRHRWTGRYEAHLWDKSTWNQNQNKKGKQVYLGAYDDEEAAARAYDLAALKYWGPGTLINFPVTDYTRDLEEMQNVSREDYLASLRRKSGGFSRGISKYRPLSSRWDLQFGRVPGADYFNSLHYGDNATVENEYMGGFCMDRKIDLSSYIKWWGGNKARQTDSHLKMSEETKVGCPEDIDNELRASELSIQQTEPYEMPRLGVYQEKKNHKSSTMSAMSILSQSTAYKSLQEKVAKKKEKVENDENENKSTINRVDRGKMIEKSSPDSGSERLGAAFLSAGGSSINRNLHPLTPLLSAPLLTNYSSIDPLTDPVLWTSLVPNFHTGSSRTVEVHKSEASSDYTLFHQED; from the exons ATGGCTTCCCCTTCCTCTGAGCCTACTGCCAAGACTGAGGGTAGCAGTGGCAATGATGCTGGTGGCGGAGAAACATCAGAAGCTATGGCGCATATAGGGACTGATCAGCTATTATTATATAGAGGActaaagaaagcaaaaaaagagAGGGGTTGTACAGCCAAGGAGCGCATAAGCAAAATGCCCCCATGTACTGCAGGGAAGCGCAGCTCCATTTATCGCGGTGTCACTAG GCATAGATGGACTGGTCGTTATGAAGCTCATCTTTGGGATAAAAGTACGTGGAATCAAAACCaaaacaagaaaggaaagcaag TTTACTTAG gagcatatgatgatgaggaGGCTGCAGCAAGAGCATATGATCTTGCCGCTTTGAAATACTGGGGTCCTGGAACTCTCATTAATTTCCCA GTGACAGATTACACAAGGGACCTCGAAGAGATGCAGAATGTCTCAAGAGAGGATTATCTGGCGTCATTAAGAAG AAAGAGTGGTGGTTTCTCTAGAGGGATCTCTAAATATCGTCCGCTATCCAG TCGATGGGATCTGCAATTCGGTCGTGTGCCTGGAGCTGATTACTTTAACAGCCTGCACTATG GTGATAATGCCACAGTGGAGAATGAGTACATGGGTGGTTTCTGCATGGATAGAAAGATTGACTTGTCAAGTTACATCAAGTGGTGGGGAGGTAATAAAGCTCGTCAAACAGATTCCCATTTGAAAATGTCAGAAGAAACAAAGGTTGGTTGTCCTGAAGATATTGATAACGAGCTTAGGGCTTCAGAATTATCAATTCAGCAGACTGAACCATATGAGATGCCCCGTTTGGGTGTgtaccaagaaaaaaaaaatcataaaagcTCAACAATGTCTGCTATGAGCATTTTGTCACAGTCAACAGCGTACAAGAGCTTACAAGAGAAGGTTgctaaaaagaaggaaaaagttgAGAATGATGAGAATGAAAACAAAAGCACTATCAACAGAGTCGACCGTGGGAAGATGATTGAGAAATCAAGTCCTGATAGTGGAAGTGAGAGGCTTGGAGCTGCATTTCTCAGTGCTGGGGGATCATCTATTAACAGAAACTTGCACCCACTCACTCCACTCCTGTCAGCACCACTTCTCACTAACTACAGCAGCATAGATCCCTTAACAGACCCCGTTCTTTGGACATCtcttgttccaaattttcatACTGGTTCTTCACGGACTGTTGAG GTCCACAAGAGTGAAGCGAGTTCAGATTATACTTTATTTCATCAAGAAGATTAA
- the LOC132034296 gene encoding UDP-arabinose 4-epimerase 1-like → MLNLVRTRSQPRSNRSMPLGGMDYADPKKKNNFVGKILMAAMLTALCILMLKQSPSFNTPSVFSRHEPGVTHVLVTGGAGYIGSHAALRLLKDSYRVTIVDNLSRGNLAAVRILQELFPGPGRLQFIYADLGDAKTVHKIFSQNAFDAVMHFAAVAYVGESTLDPLKYYHNITSNTLTVLEAMATRGVPTFIYSSTCATYGEPEKMPITEETPQLPINPYGKAKKMAEDIILDFHKNSNMAVMILRYFNVIGSDPNGRLGEAPQPELREHGRISGACFDAARGIIPGLKVRGTDYKTADGTCIRDYIDVSDLVDAHVKALEKASPGKVGIYNVGTGRGRSVKEFVEACKAATGVPIKVDFLPRRPGDYAEVYSDPTKIRNELNWTAKYTDLQESLQVAWRWQKSHLNGYGSSVATS, encoded by the exons ATGCTAAACTTGGTCAGAACAAGAAGTCAACCAAGGTCTAATAGATCTATGCCTTTAGGAG GCATGGATTATGCAGAtccaaagaagaagaacaatttTGTGGGTAAAATTCTTATGGCTGCTATGTTGACTGCACTATGCATTCTTATGCTCAAACAGTCCCCAAGTTTTAATACCCCAAGCGTA TTCTCTCGTCATGAACCAGGTGTCACTCATGTCTTAGTCACTGGAGGTGCTGGCTATATTGGTTCCCATGCAGCATTACGTCTTCTAAAAGACTCTTACCGTGTGACCATAGTG GACAACCTTTCACGAGGAAACTTAGCTGCTGTTAGGATTCTGCAAGAATTATTTCCTGGGCCTGGCAGGCTTCAGTTCATATATGCTGACTTGGGGGATGCAAAAACG GTGCACAAGATCTTCTCCCAAAACGCATTTGATGCGGTCATGCATTTTGCAGCTGTAGCATATGTTGGCGAGAGCACCCTTGACCCTCTCAA GTATTATCACAACATCACATCAAATACCCTCACTGTATTGGAAGCAATGGCAACTCGTGGAGTCCCAACTTTTATTTACTCCAGTACATGTGCAACATATGGAGAGCCTGAAAAGATGCCGATTACGGAAGAAACTCCACAG CTGCCTATTAATCCATATggaaaagcaaagaaaatggCGGAGGATATCATTCTAGATTTTCATAAGAACTCAAACATGGCTGTCATGATTTTGAG ATACTTTAATGTCATTGGTTCTGATCCAAATGGAAGATTAGGAGAAGCTCCGCAACCTGAACTACGGGAACATGGCAGGATATCTGGTGCTTGTTTTGATGCTGCTCGTGGAATCATACCTGGGCTTAAG GTTAGAGGAACGGACTATAAAACAGCAGACGGTACGTGCATAAGGGACTATATAGACGTGTCCGATCTGGTTGATGCTCATGTGAAAGCTCTTGAGAAGGCAAGTCCAGGGAAAGTTGGGATCTACAACGTTGGAACTGGAAGAG GTAGATCAGTGAAAGAATTCGTGGAGGCTTGTAAGGCTGCAACTGGCGTACCTATCAAAGTTGACTTCCTTCCCCGTAGGCCTGGTGATTACGCAGAAGTTTACAGCGATCCAACTAAGATTAGGAATGAACTGAACTGGACAGCCAAATACACTGATCTTCAAGAGAGTTTGCAGGTTGCGTGGAGATGGCAGAAGTCACATCTTAATGGTTATGGTTCATCCGTGGCAACATCTTGA
- the LOC132034294 gene encoding AP2-like ethylene-responsive transcription factor At2g41710 isoform X3, with amino-acid sequence MASPSSEPTAKTEGSSGNDAGGGETSEAMAHIGTDQLLLYRGLKKAKKERGCTAKERISKMPPCTAGKRSSIYRGVTRHRWTGRYEAHLWDKSTWNQNQNKKGKQGAYDDEEAAARAYDLAALKYWGPGTLINFPVTDYTRDLEEMQNVSREDYLASLRRKSGGFSRGISKYRPLSSRWDLQFGRVPGADYFNSLHYGDNATVENEYMGGFCMDRKIDLSSYIKWWGGNKARQTDSHLKMSEETKVGCPEDIDNELRASELSIQQTEPYEMPRLGVYQEKKNHKSSTMSAMSILSQSTAYKSLQEKVAKKKEKVENDENENKSTINRVDRGKMIEKSSPDSGSERLGAAFLSAGGSSINRNLHPLTPLLSAPLLTNYSSIDPLTDPVLWTSLVPNFHTGSSRTVEVHKSEASSDYTLFHQED; translated from the exons ATGGCTTCCCCTTCCTCTGAGCCTACTGCCAAGACTGAGGGTAGCAGTGGCAATGATGCTGGTGGCGGAGAAACATCAGAAGCTATGGCGCATATAGGGACTGATCAGCTATTATTATATAGAGGActaaagaaagcaaaaaaagagAGGGGTTGTACAGCCAAGGAGCGCATAAGCAAAATGCCCCCATGTACTGCAGGGAAGCGCAGCTCCATTTATCGCGGTGTCACTAG GCATAGATGGACTGGTCGTTATGAAGCTCATCTTTGGGATAAAAGTACGTGGAATCAAAACCaaaacaagaaaggaaagcaag gagcatatgatgatgaggaGGCTGCAGCAAGAGCATATGATCTTGCCGCTTTGAAATACTGGGGTCCTGGAACTCTCATTAATTTCCCA GTGACAGATTACACAAGGGACCTCGAAGAGATGCAGAATGTCTCAAGAGAGGATTATCTGGCGTCATTAAGAAG AAAGAGTGGTGGTTTCTCTAGAGGGATCTCTAAATATCGTCCGCTATCCAG TCGATGGGATCTGCAATTCGGTCGTGTGCCTGGAGCTGATTACTTTAACAGCCTGCACTATG GTGATAATGCCACAGTGGAGAATGAGTACATGGGTGGTTTCTGCATGGATAGAAAGATTGACTTGTCAAGTTACATCAAGTGGTGGGGAGGTAATAAAGCTCGTCAAACAGATTCCCATTTGAAAATGTCAGAAGAAACAAAGGTTGGTTGTCCTGAAGATATTGATAACGAGCTTAGGGCTTCAGAATTATCAATTCAGCAGACTGAACCATATGAGATGCCCCGTTTGGGTGTgtaccaagaaaaaaaaaatcataaaagcTCAACAATGTCTGCTATGAGCATTTTGTCACAGTCAACAGCGTACAAGAGCTTACAAGAGAAGGTTgctaaaaagaaggaaaaagttgAGAATGATGAGAATGAAAACAAAAGCACTATCAACAGAGTCGACCGTGGGAAGATGATTGAGAAATCAAGTCCTGATAGTGGAAGTGAGAGGCTTGGAGCTGCATTTCTCAGTGCTGGGGGATCATCTATTAACAGAAACTTGCACCCACTCACTCCACTCCTGTCAGCACCACTTCTCACTAACTACAGCAGCATAGATCCCTTAACAGACCCCGTTCTTTGGACATCtcttgttccaaattttcatACTGGTTCTTCACGGACTGTTGAG GTCCACAAGAGTGAAGCGAGTTCAGATTATACTTTATTTCATCAAGAAGATTAA